The Candidatus Latescibacterota bacterium genomic sequence GGGGGAAAGGTAAAAAACGCGGGAAAAAACCTCTGACTTCAAAAGAAATCAAGGGATTCGACCCACCGAAACTGAAACCTGACCTGAAAAAGAAGGCCCCAGAAACCGAATCCACTCCGAAAGTGGACATTCGCAAAATTGCTGTGGATGCCTGGGCTGCCCTGGCCACACCCTGGAAGTTCATCCCTCCAGTTGATTCAAAGTTTTCCGGAACTGTGAAGTCAGGCCTCACTCTTGCCGTAGCTTCTATACTGGTTGCTATCGTTG encodes the following:
- a CDS encoding zinc ribbon domain-containing protein, producing MNCPKCNKEVPGGKKFCSGCGAPISAPSPAPASKPTNPSTGKTRLPPGTQPAGGKGKKRGKKPLTSKEIKGFDPPKLKPDLKKKAPETESTPKVDIRKIAVDAWAALATPWKFIPPVDSKFSGTVKSGLTLAVASILVAIV